A genomic region of Campylobacter corcagiensis contains the following coding sequences:
- a CDS encoding tyrosine-type recombinase/integrase has protein sequence MKNLEKNKNIYLHKGRFYIDCQKDGVRIRRSTGLKKSALAFNFIRQNYEMFLGSRADIEQAQREYYKLEDEQVDRRLRKGEESTKSIKNTSEFSFDSVIDKVLQEKSFLKDKTVNFYRTMSNVVSDFLENKDIYYLSDFERHHSVEFVQYCKDRGLKESSIGGYCSFFKMLFRYAVNNDLIPKNPFFIPRFKQKYEPQEADKFVPFNLDEILTLIRNADDEELRLFLVVAFFTGARTGEIFALTYADLDFKNRQIRINKTLSDLGVVDSPKTKSSNRIIDMLDIVYKELIKLDSTNKNEQIFKLSRSMIRVKFNNLQEKLGYNKRRLYDTRHSFASVMLSRGEEPMWVGCKMMGHKDLNETYRSYAKYLPKEVKKRATFLNNVVI, from the coding sequence ATGAAAAATTTAGAAAAAAATAAAAATATATATCTTCATAAAGGTAGATTTTATATTGATTGTCAAAAAGATGGCGTTAGGATACGCCGTTCTACTGGTCTTAAAAAATCAGCTCTAGCTTTTAATTTCATTCGCCAAAATTACGAGATGTTTCTTGGCTCTCGTGCAGATATAGAACAAGCTCAGCGTGAATATTATAAGCTTGAGGACGAACAGGTTGATCGTAGGCTAAGAAAAGGGGAGGAAAGCACTAAATCTATAAAAAATACGAGTGAATTTAGCTTTGATAGTGTTATTGATAAAGTCTTGCAAGAGAAATCATTTTTAAAGGATAAAACTGTTAATTTTTATCGTACGATGAGTAATGTGGTTAGTGATTTTTTGGAAAATAAGGATATTTATTATTTATCTGACTTTGAAAGGCATCACAGCGTTGAATTTGTGCAGTATTGCAAGGATAGGGGCTTAAAAGAGAGCTCTATTGGTGGCTATTGCTCTTTTTTTAAGATGCTATTTCGTTATGCTGTTAATAATGATTTAATCCCTAAAAATCCATTTTTTATTCCTAGGTTTAAACAAAAATACGAGCCACAAGAGGCTGATAAATTTGTGCCATTTAATCTTGATGAGATTTTGACTCTTATTAGAAATGCTGATGATGAAGAGCTTAGGTTATTTTTAGTTGTTGCGTTCTTTACTGGTGCTAGGACTGGTGAGATTTTTGCTCTTACTTACGCTGATCTTGATTTTAAAAATAGACAAATTCGTATCAATAAAACTCTTTCTGATTTAGGTGTTGTCGATTCACCTAAAACTAAATCAAGCAATAGAATTATTGATATGCTTGATATTGTATATAAAGAGCTTATAAAACTTGATAGTACTAATAAAAATGAACAAATTTTCAAGCTGTCTCGCTCTATGATTAGAGTCAAATTCAACAATTTACAAGAAAAACTTGGCTATAATAAGCGTAGGCTTTATGATACTCGTCACTCTTTTGCTTCTGTGATGCTAAGTCGTGGTGAAGAGCCTATGTGGGTTGGTTGCAAAATGATGGGGCATAAGGATTTAAATGAAACTTATCGCTCTTATGCCAAATATCTACCCAAGGAAGTTAAAAAAAGAGCTACTTTTTTAAATAATGTTGTCATATAA
- a CDS encoding ankyrin repeat domain-containing protein: MKQIFTNSINSLKFINLIILTLILSSCDDNNKSHFTVTADTVIKPGSEISKYVTQDEINSFGFRYWDIDYNSKPNIVEEPLKDIELKKLLKSKNTNKILSFMKDNNISVDYRLYGGVTPLMYASFWGDKNTTKELINLGANIRAKDEQGLNPFAYALSMNSIGVVKILLNNGIKFEESKVIQYYLTNLPNYYNIEKLIIDGDNVEIIYKDIEFNHDHSKPAVYVFDYLVYSNSYEIAKLALDSGYKPYTYNHINEYDQVEVGNSINDIFTKEDIDDIMETTKQSKREMFDYNLSMDELRYDHSLYKPLEDIPNHEPMLNLLLEHNISGQPSKELMKKEYDECYQNKINFVKDDYDLYYGNFMAIERLKQYRKEESKAIPISKEEYNRFRPKTLKAYNEFCPDENSTFKSTKEVINYKNWISKIKEVSGFVYYNRDNPNKVIYLDKDKSKN; the protein is encoded by the coding sequence TTGAAACAAATCTTTACAAACTCAATAAACTCACTTAAATTTATAAACTTAATAATATTAACACTAATACTTTCATCTTGTGATGATAATAATAAATCACACTTCACAGTTACAGCTGATACTGTCATCAAACCAGGATCTGAAATTTCAAAGTATGTAACTCAAGATGAAATTAATAGCTTTGGATTTAGATACTGGGATATAGATTATAACTCAAAGCCAAATATAGTTGAAGAGCCACTTAAAGATATAGAGCTTAAAAAACTTCTTAAGTCAAAAAATACAAATAAAATTTTATCTTTTATGAAAGATAATAATATTAGTGTTGATTATAGACTGTATGGTGGAGTTACGCCATTAATGTATGCTAGCTTTTGGGGAGATAAAAACACAACAAAAGAGTTAATTAATCTTGGTGCAAATATCAGAGCTAAAGATGAGCAAGGTTTAAACCCTTTTGCTTATGCTTTATCTATGAATAGTATAGGAGTAGTTAAAATTTTACTTAATAATGGGATTAAATTTGAAGAATCAAAAGTTATACAATATTATTTAACAAATTTACCAAATTATTACAATATTGAAAAATTAATAATAGATGGTGATAATGTTGAAATTATCTATAAAGATATAGAGTTCAATCACGACCATTCTAAACCAGCAGTTTATGTTTTTGACTATTTAGTTTATAGTAACTCTTATGAAATTGCAAAATTAGCATTAGATAGTGGTTATAAACCATACACTTATAATCATATAAATGAATACGACCAAGTAGAAGTTGGAAATTCCATAAATGATATTTTTACAAAAGAAGATATTGATGATATAATGGAAACTACAAAACAATCAAAGCGTGAAATGTTTGACTATAATCTTTCTATGGATGAATTACGCTATGATCATAGTTTATATAAACCCCTAGAAGATATCCCAAACCACGAACCAATGCTAAATTTACTCCTAGAACACAATATCTCAGGACAACCATCAAAAGAGCTAATGAAAAAAGAGTATGATGAGTGTTACCAAAACAAAATCAATTTTGTCAAAGACGATTACGATTTGTATTATGGAAATTTTATGGCTATTGAAAGATTAAAACAATATAGAAAAGAAGAGTCAAAAGCAATACCTATTTCAAAAGAAGAATACAATAGATTTAGACCAAAAACACTAAAGGCTTACAATGAATTTTGTCCTGATGAAAATAGTACATTTAAATCAACAAAAGAAGTTATAAACTATAAAAACTGGATAAGTAAAATAAAAGAAGTTAGTGGATTTGTATACTACAATAGAGATAATCCAAATAAGGTGATTTATCTTGACAAAGATAAATCTAAAAACTGA
- a CDS encoding HlyD family type I secretion periplasmic adaptor subunit, whose product MFKIFKKFSDDSYEFKPLLIEIEDKPVNPLGKSILWIVVAIIVFGTLWLFLAKVDVVVSARGKVIPSGEIKILKPLENGIVSKIFIKEGDRVDKNTTLMQIDPTVSEVSLSVKELELQTLNMSIERLLALSYDENLTTPLNKYEQSLYLNQKNSYLNSILQYNLKVDQLISNLKAINSEILNLELLFKSLKDRVSRLEKVKDIIAYKEYESAKNELNDIKNKLAVANENKSQTTKKIDELKREILVFKESTKSKYLDELVTKQKQAGDLKAQINALKFQGKNQLIKSPVKGYVGKLMVNTEGGVVTTSETLLSIIPSNTPLIIKATVLNKDIGFLKLDQDVAIKVDTFNFQKYGKLNGKIIHIANDAIKDENLGEIYEVKISLDKTNLMVEGELKDIEPGMSVTAEIKTGKRRVIELFIYPLIKYLDEGLSVR is encoded by the coding sequence ATGTTTAAAATATTTAAAAAATTTAGTGATGATTCTTATGAGTTTAAACCATTACTTATTGAGATAGAAGATAAACCAGTTAATCCCCTTGGTAAAAGCATACTTTGGATAGTAGTAGCTATAATTGTTTTTGGAACTTTGTGGTTATTTTTAGCTAAAGTTGATGTTGTAGTTAGTGCAAGAGGTAAGGTAATACCAAGTGGAGAGATAAAGATATTAAAACCACTTGAAAATGGCATTGTTTCAAAAATATTCATTAAAGAAGGAGACAGGGTTGATAAAAACACTACTCTTATGCAAATAGACCCAACTGTAAGTGAAGTAAGTCTTAGCGTAAAAGAGTTAGAACTACAAACACTTAATATGAGTATAGAAAGATTATTAGCTTTAAGCTATGATGAAAATCTTACTACTCCTTTAAATAAATATGAACAAAGCCTTTATTTAAACCAAAAAAATAGCTATTTAAATTCAATCTTACAGTATAATCTAAAAGTTGATCAATTAATTTCAAATTTAAAAGCTATAAACTCTGAAATATTAAATTTAGAACTTCTTTTTAAAAGCTTAAAAGATAGAGTAAGTAGATTAGAAAAAGTTAAAGATATAATAGCTTATAAAGAGTATGAATCTGCTAAAAACGAACTAAATGATATAAAAAACAAACTCGCAGTTGCAAATGAGAATAAAAGCCAAACTACAAAGAAAATTGATGAATTAAAAAGGGAAATTTTAGTTTTTAAAGAGAGCACCAAATCAAAATATCTAGACGAATTAGTAACTAAACAAAAACAAGCAGGTGATTTAAAAGCTCAAATTAATGCTTTAAAATTTCAAGGTAAAAACCAACTTATAAAATCTCCTGTTAAAGGCTATGTTGGAAAGCTAATGGTAAATACCGAAGGTGGCGTGGTAACTACAAGTGAGACGCTTTTATCAATAATACCTTCTAATACACCTTTAATAATAAAAGCTACGGTTTTAAATAAAGATATAGGCTTTCTTAAACTAGATCAAGATGTAGCCATTAAGGTAGATACATTTAATTTTCAAAAGTATGGAAAATTAAATGGCAAGATAATTCATATAGCAAATGATGCTATAAAAGATGAAAATTTAGGTGAGATATATGAAGTAAAAATTAGTCTTGATAAAACTAATCTTATGGTTGAGGGTGAATTAAAAGATATTGAACCAGGAATGAGTGTAACAGCTGAGATTAAAACAGGCAAAAGAAGAGTAATAGAGCTATTTATTTACCCGCTTATAAAATACCTTGATGAAGGATTAAGTGTGAGATGA
- a CDS encoding TolC family protein, whose translation MKKLLILILLVNLATANKKPNNDEYSFFYILHTALKNSVVIDIAKSDVKASKAQLKARKSTNYPNFYISANTGYSKTYDDYAGSVYVGNDNLSSNNDFQNSVSLILSYDIYKFGSDSYAIEAAKEGVKSKNYEVCVKGIELSLEVLNAYHRALTLKNRIEIYESLKVINELISSYSIRLNEAGELDKISTTNKKLDLVNLNSQILKSKTELRVILNHLSALSNLNLVESNLPKSFNVSYTYPKFIKFENTYKSKSLEAQEMSAKYSITSNERSKYPTISLYARYDFYGQDRDNFGGSISDMKKHGYRVGINFTWSLFDGFRKDSELDSSKAQLERVILEKRQAKLEYEKEIADLLAFLENKDETENILKELVNESKKNEANIKRLQKSGEKSKLEALDSTIKTLQNIIELTDYKLESEAKLIRADILANQGAGCIGAVE comes from the coding sequence ATGAAAAAGCTTTTAATACTTATACTTCTTGTAAATTTAGCCACAGCTAATAAAAAACCAAATAATGATGAATATAGTTTCTTTTACATACTTCATACAGCACTTAAAAACTCTGTAGTAATTGATATAGCTAAAAGTGATGTTAAAGCTAGTAAAGCCCAGTTAAAAGCTAGAAAAAGCACAAATTATCCAAACTTTTATATAAGTGCTAATACAGGATATTCTAAAACTTATGATGATTATGCTGGGTCAGTTTATGTTGGAAATGATAATTTATCTAGTAACAATGACTTTCAAAACTCAGTATCTTTAATTTTAAGTTATGATATATATAAATTTGGAAGTGATAGTTATGCTATAGAGGCAGCCAAAGAAGGAGTTAAGAGTAAAAATTATGAAGTTTGTGTAAAAGGTATTGAGTTATCTCTTGAAGTACTTAATGCCTATCATAGAGCTTTAACTTTAAAAAATAGAATTGAAATTTATGAGAGTCTTAAGGTTATAAATGAGCTAATTAGCAGTTACTCCATAAGATTAAATGAAGCTGGAGAGTTAGATAAAATATCTACAACTAACAAAAAACTAGACCTTGTAAATTTAAATTCTCAAATACTAAAATCAAAAACCGAACTTAGAGTTATACTAAATCATCTATCAGCCTTATCAAACTTAAATTTAGTAGAGTCTAACCTTCCAAAAAGTTTTAATGTAAGTTATACATATCCAAAATTTATTAAATTTGAAAACACTTATAAATCAAAATCTCTTGAAGCACAGGAAATGTCTGCTAAATATAGCATTACTTCAAATGAACGTTCTAAATATCCAACTATATCTTTATATGCTAGATATGACTTTTATGGTCAAGATAGAGATAACTTTGGCGGATCAATAAGTGATATGAAAAAACATGGATATAGAGTTGGGATAAATTTTACTTGGAGTTTGTTTGATGGATTTAGAAAAGATAGCGAGCTAGATTCTAGTAAAGCTCAGCTTGAAAGAGTTATCCTAGAAAAAAGACAAGCTAAATTAGAGTATGAAAAAGAAATTGCTGATTTATTAGCTTTTTTAGAAAACAAAGATGAGACTGAAAATATCTTAAAAGAGCTAGTAAATGAGTCAAAGAAAAATGAAGCTAATATCAAACGCTTACAAAAAAGTGGAGAAAAAAGTAAATTAGAAGCACTTGATTCAACCATTAAAACCCTGCAAAACATAATAGAACTAACTGATTACAAACTAGAAAGTGAAGCTAAATTAATAAGGGCTGATATACTAGCAAATCAAGGAGCTGGATGTATAGGAGCAGTAGAGTGA
- a CDS encoding transporter substrate-binding domain-containing protein: protein MKKVFLFIMLAVSAVFADSLEQILDKGVIRIGLTTDQPPFSSMKDGIPVGFEVDFANRIGSDLFKKNNTSGQVELVIIEDADQRIPYLEENKVDLLIASLTVTDDRAKLVDFSMPYFSVNIGVLTRKGDSVKGLSDLNGKTIIVETGTTAENFFKKKGYQTKVCQTSAEGYRMLKSGDGDAYANDNVIVLAFPILDIDVEVNIKNLGSADFLAGAVAKGNQELLKFVNNELIELSKEGYFKNSFDNQLNPFYKGTAEPKYFLLDDIYSIFG, encoded by the coding sequence ATGAAAAAAGTGTTTCTTTTTATCATGTTGGCTGTTTCAGCTGTTTTTGCTGATAGCTTAGAGCAAATTTTAGATAAAGGTGTAATTAGGATAGGACTTACAACAGACCAACCCCCATTTAGCTCTATGAAAGATGGGATTCCAGTTGGCTTTGAGGTTGATTTCGCAAACCGCATAGGTAGCGATCTATTTAAGAAAAATAATACTTCAGGTCAAGTTGAGCTTGTTATTATTGAAGATGCAGACCAAAGAATCCCATATCTTGAAGAAAATAAAGTTGATTTACTAATTGCATCTTTAACAGTGACTGATGATAGAGCAAAGTTGGTTGATTTTTCAATGCCATATTTTTCTGTAAACATCGGAGTTTTGACAAGAAAAGGAGATAGCGTAAAAGGACTTAGTGACTTAAATGGAAAAACAATAATAGTAGAAACAGGAACAACTGCTGAAAATTTCTTTAAGAAAAAAGGGTATCAAACCAAAGTTTGTCAAACATCAGCTGAAGGATATAGAATGCTAAAGTCTGGTGATGGAGATGCTTATGCAAATGATAATGTGATTGTCTTAGCATTTCCAATACTTGATATAGATGTTGAAGTCAATATCAAGAATCTAGGAAGTGCTGACTTCTTAGCTGGAGCAGTTGCAAAAGGAAATCAAGAGCTTTTGAAATTTGTAAATAACGAATTAATAGAGCTTAGCAAAGAGGGTTATTTTAAAAATTCATTTGACAACCAACTAAATCCTTTCTATAAAGGAACTGCTGAGCCAAAATATTTCTTACTAGATGACATATACTCAATATTTGGTTAA
- a CDS encoding dihydroorotase, with product MKILIKNGLIVNSDAKFKGDVFISGDKIVAVGENLEAKFDAKDAKIIDAKDKIVMPGFIDMHVHFRDPGFEYKDDIVSGSKTAVAGGVTTAMPMANTNPVNDNAAITRDMIAKAKSCGLIDLFPIGAITKGLKGGGITEMGDMIEAGAVAFSDDGLPVCSSDVMRAALEYTKQFGSFVISHCEDCSCCRSGVMHEGKVSALLGLKGMPREKEEIMVGRDMLLAKLTGGHIHIAHVSSEYSLKMIKRAKEDGINVTCEVTPHHFSFTDENLMDYNTNFKMSPPLRENSDKLAIRKALASGLIDVIATDHAPHHIDDKFVEFDKAAFGILGLQTLVPLALKLVEDNVISLERMSLLTSKNPAKILNLSDKGQISKDFLADIVIIDPNLEYVYDENLNQSKSTNSPLFGKKLKGAAVVTIKSGRVVWEFPNIVG from the coding sequence ATGAAAATTTTGATAAAAAATGGACTAATTGTAAATAGCGATGCAAAATTTAAAGGAGATGTTTTTATAAGTGGCGATAAAATCGTAGCCGTTGGGGAGAATTTAGAGGCTAAATTTGACGCAAAAGATGCTAAAATCATCGACGCTAAGGATAAAATCGTAATGCCAGGATTTATTGATATGCATGTGCATTTTAGAGATCCTGGATTTGAGTATAAAGATGATATCGTAAGTGGGTCTAAAACCGCCGTAGCAGGGGGCGTGACAACTGCTATGCCAATGGCAAATACAAATCCAGTAAATGATAATGCTGCTATAACTAGAGATATGATAGCTAAAGCTAAATCCTGTGGGCTTATTGACTTGTTTCCAATCGGAGCGATAACAAAAGGGCTAAAGGGTGGTGGAATCACTGAAATGGGCGATATGATAGAAGCTGGTGCGGTTGCTTTTAGCGATGATGGACTTCCTGTTTGTTCAAGCGATGTTATGCGCGCAGCTTTAGAGTATACAAAACAGTTTGGTTCGTTTGTGATAAGTCATTGTGAAGATTGTTCGTGTTGCCGTTCAGGTGTGATGCATGAAGGAAAGGTTTCAGCACTTTTGGGGCTAAAGGGTATGCCACGAGAAAAAGAAGAGATTATGGTAGGTCGTGATATGCTTTTAGCAAAGCTTACAGGGGGACATATCCATATAGCTCATGTTAGTTCTGAGTACTCTTTGAAGATGATAAAAAGAGCAAAAGAAGATGGCATAAATGTAACTTGTGAAGTAACTCCACACCATTTTAGCTTTACTGATGAGAATTTGATGGATTATAATACTAATTTTAAAATGTCACCACCATTAAGAGAAAATAGCGACAAGCTAGCTATCAGAAAGGCTTTAGCTTCTGGGCTAATAGACGTAATAGCAACGGATCACGCACCACATCATATAGATGATAAATTTGTGGAATTTGATAAAGCTGCGTTTGGAATTTTAGGACTTCAAACACTTGTGCCTTTAGCTTTAAAACTTGTAGAAGATAATGTTATTAGCTTAGAGCGTATGAGCCTACTTACTTCCAAAAATCCAGCTAAAATTTTAAATCTTAGCGATAAGGGTCAAATTTCTAAGGATTTTCTAGCTGACATTGTGATAATTGATCCAAATTTAGAGTATGTTTACGATGAAAATTTAAATCAATCAAAGTCAACTAACTCGCCGCTATTTGGCAAAAAGCTAAAAGGAGCAGCAGTTGTTACAATAAAAAGTGGCAGAGTTGTTTGGGAATTTCCAAACATTGTGGGTTAA
- a CDS encoding aspartate carbamoyltransferase catalytic subunit translates to MTYKHKDLLGLRELSKDEILYFLDSAVKFKELNLKSVKKSDALRGKTVINAFFENSTRTRISFETAAKRLGADAINFSASQSSTKKGETLIDTIHNMEAMKTDIFVVRHECSGSAKFIADNSDASIVNAGDGLGEHPTQGLLDLFTIREHKGKLEGLNVAIIGDIEHSRVARSDIFAMKKFGINVKLFGPAMMMPNRADVFECEIAKNMEDAVRDSDAIIMLRVQLERQGLSTPFPSNREYSKFFGLNKKRLELANYPLVMHPGPINRGVELNSDVADGKCSLVLNQVENGVAIRMAVLDILNKNRENL, encoded by the coding sequence ATGACTTACAAACATAAAGACTTATTAGGACTTAGAGAGCTTAGCAAAGATGAAATTTTGTATTTTTTAGACTCTGCTGTTAAATTTAAAGAGCTAAATTTAAAAAGTGTTAAAAAAAGTGACGCTTTAAGGGGCAAAACCGTTATAAATGCCTTTTTTGAAAATTCAACTAGAACTCGCATATCTTTTGAAACTGCTGCAAAACGCCTTGGAGCGGATGCTATAAATTTTAGTGCTTCACAAAGTAGTACAAAAAAAGGTGAGACTTTAATAGATACTATTCACAATATGGAAGCGATGAAAACTGATATATTTGTCGTTCGCCACGAGTGTTCAGGTAGTGCTAAATTTATAGCTGATAACTCAGATGCTTCTATTGTAAACGCAGGCGATGGTCTAGGTGAACACCCAACACAAGGCCTACTTGATCTTTTTACTATACGCGAACATAAAGGCAAACTCGAAGGGCTAAATGTAGCTATTATAGGCGACATTGAACATAGCCGTGTGGCAAGAAGTGATATTTTTGCGATGAAAAAATTTGGCATAAATGTTAAACTTTTTGGTCCAGCGATGATGATGCCTAATAGAGCTGATGTTTTTGAGTGTGAAATAGCTAAAAACATGGAAGATGCAGTTAGAGATAGTGACGCTATCATAATGCTAAGAGTCCAGCTAGAACGACAAGGATTATCAACGCCTTTTCCAAGTAACCGCGAATATAGTAAGTTTTTTGGGCTAAATAAAAAACGCCTTGAGCTAGCAAACTATCCACTTGTCATGCACCCAGGTCCGATAAATAGAGGCGTTGAGTTAAATTCTGATGTAGCTGATGGCAAATGTAGCTTAGTGCTAAATCAAGTAGAAAACGGCGTAGCTATTAGAATGGCAGTTTTAGATATCTTAAATAAAAACAGGGAAAATTTATGA
- a CDS encoding CreA family protein, translated as MRKIMFVLMFLGVFAYANSDETTLIGSVNTAFKLLGKNDRIEIISVKDPKIDGITCYLAYAKKGGTGEIFGVEEDKSDASVSCVQTAEKIIIKEDISKDKESIFKKKSSLLFKKTQVVRFFDQASKTLIYLTYSDKIIDGSPNNSISAIPCIQAVGNVCEFR; from the coding sequence ATGAGAAAAATTATGTTTGTTTTAATGTTTTTAGGCGTTTTTGCTTACGCAAATAGCGATGAAACTACGCTTATTGGCTCTGTAAATACAGCATTTAAACTACTTGGTAAAAATGACAGAATTGAAATCATCTCAGTAAAAGACCCTAAAATTGATGGCATTACTTGCTACTTAGCTTATGCTAAAAAAGGCGGAACTGGCGAGATATTTGGCGTAGAAGAAGATAAAAGCGATGCTTCGGTTTCATGTGTACAAACTGCTGAAAAAATCATCATAAAAGAAGATATCAGCAAAGATAAAGAGAGCATTTTTAAGAAAAAAAGCTCGCTACTTTTCAAAAAAACTCAAGTTGTTAGGTTTTTTGATCAAGCTTCAAAAACACTGATCTATCTAACCTACTCAGATAAGATAATAGATGGCTCACCAAACAACTCTATTTCAGCAATACCTTGCATTCAAGCTGTAGGAAATGTCTGTGAGTTTAGATAG
- a CDS encoding tetratricopeptide repeat protein — protein sequence MSLDRLKKARDFVEQKEFKKALDIYLEVLPNLDKNSFEYAMSISEIGSVYFAMKDLKNAEIWDNKFHEICLEGFSKNPEIWREELAQSYSNLAFLNLKRDEFEKSLKFIDEALKLENSDALKLQKAGILKSISNFLFDSGNLKDSLALNEMAINLVGKIDEEFLADQLFFSAVLKYLLKDSSFLDSINRSIQIAKNLGLPTTKQEKFLSKIEIS from the coding sequence GTGAGTTTAGATAGATTAAAAAAAGCAAGAGATTTTGTAGAACAAAAAGAGTTTAAAAAAGCTCTTGATATTTATTTAGAAGTTTTGCCAAATTTAGATAAAAATAGCTTTGAGTATGCTATGAGTATTAGCGAGATAGGCTCAGTTTATTTTGCTATGAAAGATCTTAAAAATGCTGAAATTTGGGACAATAAATTTCATGAAATTTGCCTTGAAGGTTTTAGTAAAAACCCTGAAATTTGGCGTGAAGAACTAGCTCAAAGCTACTCAAATTTGGCGTTTTTAAATTTAAAAAGAGATGAATTTGAAAAATCTTTAAAATTTATAGATGAGGCTTTAAAACTTGAAAATAGTGATGCATTGAAGCTACAAAAAGCTGGGATTTTAAAAAGTATCTCAAATTTTCTTTTTGATAGTGGAAATTTAAAAGATTCATTAGCGTTAAATGAGATGGCTATAAATTTAGTGGGTAAAATAGATGAAGAATTTCTTGCTGATCAGCTCTTTTTCAGTGCTGTTTTAAAGTATCTTTTAAAAGATTCTAGCTTTTTAGACTCAATCAATAGATCAATCCAAATAGCTAAAAATTTAGGACTTCCAACGACAAAACAGGAGAAATTTTTAAGTAAAATAGAGATATCTTAG
- a CDS encoding HAD family hydrolase produces the protein MLSIFDLDKTLISGDSYDLWHEFLVEKGILGVDYTTKNNKMIELYNKGELDMDEYIKFSEISLSALSLDEISALMPEFLTLKISPIIRKNAEIWLNQSRDSQIIISATPEYIVKPVAALLGVKHAIGIKLKVKNNHYIGEYYKPLSYQDGKVKCLKIWLDEHKISPKKMRFYTDSINDLPLCEFVDSVVCVSPDPKLRKIAQEKGWEIVE, from the coding sequence ATGTTAAGTATATTTGATTTAGATAAAACTTTGATAAGTGGCGATAGTTATGATTTGTGGCATGAATTTTTAGTTGAGAAGGGTATTTTAGGGGTTGATTACACTACTAAAAATAACAAAATGATAGAGCTTTATAACAAAGGCGAACTTGATATGGATGAGTATATAAAGTTTTCTGAAATTTCGCTTAGTGCTTTAAGCTTAGATGAAATTTCAGCTCTTATGCCTGAGTTTTTAACTCTTAAAATTTCTCCAATTATCCGTAAAAATGCTGAAATTTGGTTAAATCAGAGTAGGGACTCTCAAATTATCATCTCAGCAACTCCTGAGTATATAGTAAAGCCAGTAGCGGCTTTGCTCGGTGTAAAGCATGCTATTGGCATAAAGCTAAAAGTAAAAAACAACCACTACATAGGTGAGTATTATAAGCCACTTAGCTATCAAGATGGCAAGGTAAAATGTCTTAAAATTTGGCTAGATGAGCATAAAATTTCACCAAAAAAGATGAGATTTTATACCGATAGTATAAATGACTTGCCACTTTGTGAGTTTGTAGATAGCGTGGTTTGCGTAAGTCCAGATCCAAAACTTCGCAAAATAGCTCAAGAAAAAGGCTGGGAGATAGTTGAGTAA